A region of Thermobifida halotolerans DNA encodes the following proteins:
- a CDS encoding LysR family transcriptional regulator: protein MSFPHALNTVWLQVFTTVARHGSFTAAAREMDYTQSAVSRQICALEEAAGAPLFDRLPRGVRLTEQGRVLLEHAEAVLERLETAHRDLVAVNAAAVGRLRVGTFASAGAELVPTAIAALRARHPGVDVTVREEPSPRLAAALVAGDLDVAVLTPAAGDLLDELDPEPLFHDGVSVMLPRTHRLADRACVRLGDLADEDWIVGRDTPVGPFVAAALDTGFRPRIRFVVAEWIAKQGFAAAGLGVALVPSWTADVVRPDLAVVPVHPDDVPPRTVYTATARGVSPSPAVAAFLTVLEETAARVRANASPSPPPAGPGARGGAQADAGTPGEDGSPSPHRRTG from the coding sequence ATGTCGTTTCCGCATGCACTGAACACCGTCTGGCTCCAGGTCTTCACCACCGTGGCCAGGCACGGCTCCTTCACCGCCGCGGCCCGGGAGATGGACTACACCCAGTCGGCCGTCTCCCGGCAGATCTGCGCACTGGAGGAGGCCGCCGGTGCGCCCCTGTTCGACCGGCTGCCCCGGGGGGTGCGGCTGACCGAGCAGGGACGCGTCCTGCTGGAGCACGCCGAGGCCGTCCTGGAACGCCTCGAAACCGCCCACCGGGACCTCGTCGCCGTGAACGCGGCGGCGGTCGGCCGACTTCGGGTGGGGACGTTCGCCTCCGCCGGGGCCGAACTGGTCCCCACGGCGATCGCCGCCCTGCGCGCCCGCCATCCGGGGGTCGACGTCACCGTGCGGGAGGAGCCGAGCCCCCGCCTGGCGGCGGCGCTCGTCGCCGGTGACCTCGACGTGGCCGTGCTCACCCCCGCCGCGGGGGACCTGCTCGACGAGCTGGACCCGGAGCCGCTGTTCCACGACGGCGTGTCGGTGATGCTGCCCCGCACGCACCGGCTGGCCGACCGCGCGTGCGTCCGGCTGGGCGACCTCGCCGACGAGGACTGGATCGTGGGGCGCGACACCCCCGTGGGCCCCTTCGTGGCCGCCGCGCTGGACACCGGGTTCCGCCCCAGGATCAGGTTCGTGGTGGCCGAGTGGATCGCCAAGCAGGGCTTCGCCGCGGCGGGCCTGGGGGTGGCCCTGGTGCCGTCCTGGACCGCCGACGTGGTGCGTCCCGACCTCGCGGTGGTGCCGGTGCACCCCGACGACGTGCCGCCGAGGACGGTCTACACGGCCACCGCCCGCGGCGTCTCCCCGTCCCCGGCGGTCGCGGCCTTCCTCACCGTGCTGGAGGAGACCGCGGCGCGGGTGCGGGCGAACGCGTCGCCGTCCCCTCCGCCCGCGGGGCCCGGTGCCCGCGGGGGCGCGCAGGCCGATGCCGGGACGCCGGGGGAGGACGGGAGCCCGAGCCCCCACCGGCGGACCGGGTGA
- a CDS encoding helix-turn-helix domain-containing protein, with translation MVRTPLSPQERRRGERFGALLRQARGDRSMAEVAAAAGVSAETLRKIETGRAPTPSFFTVAALATALGVSLDHLAAACARDADRDERALSA, from the coding sequence ATGGTGAGAACTCCCCTGAGCCCACAGGAACGGCGGCGCGGAGAGCGGTTCGGCGCGCTGCTGCGTCAGGCGCGCGGCGACCGCAGCATGGCGGAGGTCGCCGCGGCGGCGGGGGTCTCCGCGGAGACGCTGCGCAAGATCGAGACCGGCCGGGCGCCCACCCCGTCCTTCTTCACCGTGGCGGCCCTGGCCACGGCGCTGGGGGTGTCCCTGGACCACCTGGCCGCCGCCTGCGCGCGGGACGCCGACCGGGACGAGCGGGCGCTGTCGGCCTGA
- the rpmG gene encoding 50S ribosomal protein L33 gives MARSETRPIIKLKSTAGTGYTYVTRKNRRNTPDRLVLRKYDPVVKRHVDFREER, from the coding sequence ATGGCACGCAGCGAGACCCGCCCGATCATCAAGCTCAAGTCCACCGCGGGCACCGGCTACACCTACGTGACCCGCAAGAACCGGCGCAACACCCCCGACCGGCTGGTGCTGCGCAAGTACGACCCCGTGGTCAAGCGCCACGTGGACTTCCGCGAGGAGCGCTGA
- a CDS encoding type B 50S ribosomal protein L31, with protein MRQDIHPEYRPVVFRDRVAGFAFLTRSTATSDRTIEWEDGNTYPVVDVEISSASHPFYTGRSHVVDTAGRVERFNRRYGGRDRDH; from the coding sequence ATGCGTCAGGACATCCATCCCGAGTACCGTCCCGTGGTCTTCCGCGACCGCGTCGCCGGATTCGCCTTCCTGACCCGTTCCACCGCCACCAGCGACCGGACCATCGAGTGGGAGGACGGCAACACCTATCCCGTCGTCGACGTCGAGATCTCCTCGGCCAGCCACCCCTTCTACACGGGCCGCAGCCACGTGGTGGACACGGCCGGACGCGTGGAGCGCTTCAACCGCCGCTACGGCGGGCGCGACCGCGACCACTGA
- a CDS encoding NACHT domain-containing protein, whose product MNHPPPSTGDTFNVFHGEAEFLVQMRDNYGEIHYHASPRPRPVDSAADALAATLFTQWREEVAAWDVSAPAVIPVRWRANFERSAPPEHAGGSVDGRGDRLDGLLSAFLGLRQRRLAVLGDAGSGKTTLAVLLMLELLERRLASTASGADRSAPVPVLFSLASWDPDREHFAAWLTRRLREDYPGLPRVDGRHPADALWRDSLLLPVLDGLDEMPQEHRSAAVRSLNRALRVRSPRSGREVPLILTSRTDAFRALRREVVLSCASVVEARPVDAAGAAAYLRPESPEAARRWRPLLEELRERPDGTAARALSTPLMLWLARRVYERVTTTPAELADTSRFPTRAAVEDHLLDRFVPAVFTGELPSHDRWEPPRRWRPHRARRYLAHLARHAGRRETTELAWWRLHTAPLPRVVFPLVLVAAALLVSQAAVWFRELVLDRAPEEWPGRLLTVLSLQNSLTMGLVFGLAVQLCAKHWFGYRFGEPRRRASLRRPGAALRSALHATTPWRVLLVLALLFLIVLCFVEYLPFVGARGVSVPLGLVAATAFALLFAAPSAGSEEPTTPESLLADERTAVLRSLTVTCSVIGLGVGLVHGVAAGVMAWLGAAAMLVLVTPWSRWLVARAAFAVTGRAPWSLMRFLGDAHRHGVLRRVGGVHQFRNVRLQERLAGRVPARTARRPVLPEGAVTHFAGGVRLRWKKRRIALAALLFLLPTAALVTVQAVVREGVAALPYAWAPGAFFVVFGGSVAVVAFLLPRATTVLTLTGDAVSCRESGRAVRYEWRHVEEVAVRRTRRLGLDTRLYGVHVLLTPDAPYRPVMSRSDGDWYLVCTVGLSPALARQVEEEFRRFSGGRWRANESVYATGAERSGDAPPPLPPPLPASARPHSEDAPPPPLPPVGPEPAPAAAGAPRRSSTAARVTGGIGALLVLLGCLPVLASRLLSGGIDDFTGVSPWSWSAALVGSVLLLSSTPFLSRRAVVPLWGLAAVPSLYALAATVLPPTPLGWSDIAGVVVFGLCVLLCGMMVGDPEFFGAQGRRIRMLSGLALLLAGYVVVPSAAVSDGAAVFFGYLAACAVIVVGCAWALTRQVSYSPREEGPAVTVTPPATRLTPVWRLLVAAAVIAGCGYAVLVGGTAMCWVVAVVTFLTNLGILIGARDMAPGVLP is encoded by the coding sequence ATGAACCACCCTCCCCCCTCCACCGGCGACACGTTCAACGTCTTCCACGGGGAAGCCGAGTTCCTCGTGCAGATGCGCGACAACTACGGTGAGATCCACTACCACGCGTCGCCGCGCCCCCGCCCCGTGGACAGCGCCGCCGACGCGCTCGCCGCGACGCTGTTCACCCAGTGGCGTGAGGAGGTGGCGGCCTGGGACGTCAGCGCGCCCGCCGTGATCCCGGTGCGCTGGCGGGCCAACTTCGAGCGTTCCGCTCCCCCCGAACACGCCGGCGGATCGGTGGACGGGCGCGGCGACCGGCTCGACGGTCTGCTCTCCGCCTTCCTGGGGCTGCGGCAGCGGCGGCTGGCCGTCCTCGGCGACGCCGGATCGGGCAAGACCACCCTGGCGGTGCTGCTGATGCTGGAGTTGCTGGAGCGCAGGCTGGCGTCCACCGCTTCCGGGGCGGACCGGTCGGCTCCGGTACCGGTCCTGTTCTCCCTGGCCTCCTGGGATCCGGACCGCGAGCACTTCGCTGCCTGGCTGACCCGTCGGCTCCGTGAGGACTACCCGGGGCTGCCCCGCGTGGACGGCCGCCATCCCGCCGACGCGCTGTGGCGTGACTCCCTGCTGCTTCCGGTGCTCGACGGCCTGGACGAAATGCCCCAGGAGCACCGCTCCGCCGCGGTGCGGTCGCTGAACCGCGCTCTGCGGGTACGCTCCCCGCGCTCGGGGCGGGAGGTTCCGCTGATCCTCACCTCCCGGACCGACGCCTTCCGGGCGCTGCGCCGCGAGGTGGTGCTGTCGTGCGCCTCGGTGGTGGAGGCGCGGCCGGTGGACGCGGCCGGTGCCGCCGCCTACCTGCGTCCGGAGTCCCCGGAGGCGGCGCGGCGGTGGCGTCCCCTGCTGGAGGAGCTGCGGGAGCGCCCCGACGGGACTGCGGCGCGGGCCCTGTCGACCCCGTTGATGCTGTGGCTGGCGCGCAGGGTGTACGAGCGGGTGACGACCACACCCGCCGAACTCGCCGACACCTCGCGGTTTCCCACGCGCGCGGCGGTCGAGGACCACCTGCTCGACCGCTTCGTGCCCGCGGTGTTCACCGGGGAGCTGCCCTCCCACGACCGGTGGGAGCCGCCCCGGCGGTGGCGTCCCCACCGGGCCCGGCGCTACCTGGCCCACCTGGCGCGGCACGCGGGTCGGCGGGAGACGACGGAGCTGGCGTGGTGGCGGCTGCACACGGCGCCGCTGCCCCGGGTCGTCTTCCCGCTGGTCCTGGTGGCGGCGGCGCTGCTGGTCTCGCAGGCGGCCGTGTGGTTCCGGGAGCTCGTGCTGGACCGCGCGCCCGAGGAGTGGCCCGGACGCCTTCTCACCGTCCTGTCGCTGCAGAACTCGCTGACCATGGGCCTGGTGTTCGGGCTGGCCGTGCAGTTGTGCGCCAAGCACTGGTTCGGCTACCGGTTCGGGGAGCCGCGGCGCAGGGCGTCCCTGCGCCGCCCCGGGGCGGCGCTGCGGTCGGCGCTGCACGCGACGACGCCGTGGCGGGTCCTGCTCGTGCTCGCGCTGCTGTTCCTGATCGTGCTGTGCTTCGTGGAGTACCTGCCGTTCGTGGGGGCGAGGGGGGTGTCCGTCCCGCTGGGTCTGGTGGCCGCCACGGCGTTCGCCCTGCTGTTCGCGGCCCCCTCCGCCGGTTCCGAGGAGCCGACGACCCCGGAGTCGCTGCTGGCGGACGAGCGGACCGCGGTCCTGCGTTCGTTGACCGTGACCTGCTCCGTGATCGGCCTGGGCGTGGGGCTGGTCCACGGGGTCGCTGCGGGGGTCATGGCCTGGTTGGGTGCGGCCGCGATGCTCGTCCTGGTCACCCCGTGGTCCCGTTGGCTGGTCGCCAGGGCGGCCTTCGCCGTGACCGGCCGGGCGCCGTGGTCCCTGATGCGCTTCCTCGGCGACGCCCACCGCCACGGTGTGCTGCGCAGGGTGGGCGGAGTCCACCAGTTCCGGAACGTGCGGTTGCAGGAACGGCTGGCCGGGCGCGTCCCGGCCCGGACCGCGCGGCGACCGGTGCTGCCCGAGGGGGCGGTCACCCACTTCGCGGGCGGGGTGCGCCTGCGGTGGAAGAAGCGCCGGATCGCGCTGGCTGCGCTGCTCTTCCTGCTGCCCACGGCCGCCCTGGTGACCGTGCAGGCGGTGGTGCGTGAGGGGGTGGCCGCGCTGCCGTACGCGTGGGCGCCCGGTGCGTTCTTCGTCGTCTTCGGCGGTTCGGTCGCCGTTGTCGCCTTCCTGCTGCCCCGGGCCACGACGGTGCTGACTCTCACCGGGGACGCCGTGTCCTGCCGGGAGAGCGGCCGGGCCGTGCGCTACGAGTGGCGGCACGTGGAGGAGGTCGCGGTCCGGCGGACCCGGCGGCTCGGGTTGGACACCCGGTTGTACGGCGTGCACGTGCTGTTGACGCCTGATGCCCCCTACCGTCCGGTGATGTCGCGCAGTGACGGCGACTGGTACCTCGTCTGCACCGTCGGCCTGTCCCCCGCGCTTGCGCGGCAGGTCGAGGAGGAGTTCCGGCGTTTTTCCGGGGGGCGGTGGCGGGCCAACGAGTCGGTGTACGCCACCGGGGCCGAGAGGAGTGGAGACGCACCGCCGCCCCTCCCGCCGCCGCTGCCCGCGTCGGCGCGTCCGCACAGCGAAGACGCACCGCCCCCGCCGCTCCCGCCGGTCGGGCCGGAACCGGCGCCGGCCGCGGCGGGCGCTCCGCGGCGCTCCTCCACGGCGGCGAGGGTCACGGGCGGGATCGGCGCGCTCCTGGTCCTGCTGGGGTGCCTGCCGGTGCTGGCCTCCCGGCTGCTGTCGGGCGGGATCGACGACTTCACCGGCGTCTCCCCCTGGTCCTGGAGCGCCGCCCTCGTCGGCTCGGTGCTGCTGCTCTCCTCCACCCCGTTCCTGTCCCGCCGCGCGGTGGTCCCGCTGTGGGGCCTGGCCGCTGTGCCGTCCCTGTACGCGCTCGCGGCGACGGTGCTGCCCCCGACCCCGCTGGGCTGGTCCGACATCGCGGGTGTGGTGGTGTTCGGGCTGTGCGTACTGCTGTGCGGCATGATGGTGGGCGACCCGGAGTTCTTCGGCGCGCAGGGGCGGCGGATCCGCATGCTGTCCGGTCTGGCCCTGCTGCTGGCGGGGTACGTGGTCGTGCCCTCGGCGGCGGTGAGCGACGGCGCGGCCGTGTTCTTCGGCTACCTGGCGGCCTGCGCCGTCATCGTCGTCGGCTGTGCCTGGGCTCTGACTCGGCAGGTCTCCTACTCCCCGCGGGAGGAGGGTCCCGCGGTGACCGTCACGCCCCCGGCGACGCGGCTGACGCCGGTGTGGCGTCTGCTGGTGGCGGCGGCGGTGATCGCGGGCTGCGGTTACGCGGTCCTGGTCGGCGGAACCGCCATGTGCTGGGTCGTCGCCGTTGTCACGTTCCTCACCAACCTGGGGATTTTGATCGGGGCCCGTGACATGGCGCCCGGTGTCCTCCCCTGA
- a CDS encoding RidA family protein, with protein MNVSLRNPENAPGPASPFYSQVARVDLGGGALLFVSGQLALDESGEVIAPGDMATQSRAVMRSLDALLRAEGASPADVVSIRTFLTDMSRLGEYGAARAEFFTGTPPTSATVEVSRLVPPGAVVEVEVVAAVPAAAGADPSGGAAA; from the coding sequence TTGAACGTCTCGCTGCGCAACCCCGAGAACGCCCCCGGCCCCGCCAGCCCCTTCTACTCCCAGGTGGCCCGTGTCGACCTGGGCGGCGGCGCGCTGCTGTTCGTGTCGGGCCAACTCGCCCTGGACGAGTCGGGCGAGGTCATCGCCCCCGGCGACATGGCCACGCAGTCCCGGGCGGTCATGCGGTCGCTGGACGCGCTGCTGCGCGCCGAGGGCGCGTCACCGGCCGACGTGGTGAGCATCCGCACCTTCCTCACCGACATGTCCCGGCTCGGCGAGTACGGCGCCGCGCGCGCCGAGTTCTTCACCGGTACCCCGCCCACCAGCGCCACGGTCGAGGTCTCCCGCCTGGTTCCTCCCGGCGCCGTCGTCGAGGTCGAGGTCGTGGCCGCCGTCCCCGCTGCCGCCGGTGCGGACCCCTCCGGCGGCGCGGCCGCCTGA
- the map gene encoding type I methionyl aminopeptidase, whose translation MVEFKTGSALEAMREAGRVVARALAAVREAADVGVSLRELDEAARAVLAEAGARSPFLGYQPRFAPTPFPAVICTSVNDAVVHGVPTDHRLRDGDLVSVDCGAELDGWTGDAATSFTVGTPRPADLALISATQKALEAGIAAAVVGNRMGDISHAIDTVARSARCGMPAHFGGHGIGRRMHEDPPVPNRGRPGRGFPLRPGLALAIEPMFMAGGGDDYRVDPDGWTLRTADGSRAAHVEHTVAVTEDGPRVLTLP comes from the coding sequence ATGGTGGAGTTCAAGACCGGGTCGGCGCTGGAGGCGATGCGGGAGGCCGGGCGTGTCGTGGCCCGCGCGCTCGCCGCCGTGCGGGAGGCGGCCGACGTCGGGGTGTCCCTGCGGGAACTGGACGAGGCGGCCCGCGCCGTCCTGGCCGAGGCGGGAGCGCGCTCGCCCTTCCTCGGTTACCAGCCGCGCTTCGCCCCCACGCCCTTCCCCGCGGTGATCTGCACCTCGGTCAACGACGCCGTCGTGCACGGCGTTCCCACCGACCACCGCCTGCGCGACGGCGACCTGGTCAGCGTCGACTGCGGAGCCGAACTCGACGGCTGGACCGGCGACGCCGCGACCAGCTTCACCGTCGGCACGCCCCGCCCCGCCGACCTCGCCCTCATCAGCGCCACCCAGAAGGCGCTGGAGGCGGGGATCGCCGCGGCCGTCGTGGGCAACCGCATGGGCGACATCTCCCACGCCATCGACACCGTCGCACGCTCCGCCCGCTGCGGCATGCCCGCCCACTTCGGCGGGCACGGCATCGGTCGCCGCATGCACGAGGACCCTCCCGTGCCCAACCGGGGGCGTCCCGGCCGCGGCTTCCCGCTCCGCCCCGGCCTGGCCCTCGCGATCGAACCCATGTTCATGGCCGGAGGCGGCGACGACTACCGAGTCGATCCCGACGGCTGGACCCTGCGCACCGCCGACGGCAGCCGGGCCGCCCACGTCGAGCACACCGTCGCCGTCACCGAGGACGGCCCCCGCGTGCTGACCCTGCCCTGA
- a CDS encoding helix-turn-helix transcriptional regulator, which produces MASTGARMLRLLSLLQSGHPWSAADLAEATGTSPRTLRRDIDRLRELGYPVESLRGPGGHYRLVAGSALPPLMFEDDEAVAVALGLRLVAAGGVDVADAHGAAERASAKLARVLPARLARTVDAVSASVQSEPDTWTGLDRAVVARLASAARHRRVVSFRHRNRSGEESHRRVEPYRIVRLRRRWYLFGWDRDRGDWRSYRLDRVGEVAESASTFRPRPLPDPDVVGWLNRSFSASERRYEAVVRFDAPVTRVAERLPRVDGTLEVVDDARCRYRAWVDSHEWLTAVLAVSGLDFTVERPAAFADHVTAVGGRLTRAGARGAGEPPPP; this is translated from the coding sequence GTGGCTTCCACTGGTGCGCGCATGCTGCGGCTGCTGTCGCTGCTGCAGTCGGGGCATCCCTGGTCCGCCGCGGACCTGGCGGAGGCGACCGGGACCAGTCCGCGGACCCTGCGCCGCGACATCGACCGGCTGCGGGAGTTGGGCTATCCGGTGGAGAGTCTGCGCGGCCCCGGCGGCCACTACCGGCTTGTCGCGGGCAGCGCCCTGCCGCCGCTGATGTTCGAGGACGACGAGGCGGTCGCCGTCGCCTTGGGACTGCGACTGGTGGCGGCGGGAGGTGTCGACGTCGCCGACGCCCACGGCGCTGCGGAGCGCGCCTCGGCGAAACTGGCCCGGGTGCTGCCCGCGCGGCTGGCCCGGACCGTGGACGCGGTGAGCGCGTCCGTGCAGAGCGAACCCGACACCTGGACCGGACTGGACCGCGCCGTGGTGGCCCGGCTCGCCTCGGCGGCCCGGCACCGCCGCGTGGTCTCCTTCCGCCACCGCAACCGCTCCGGCGAGGAGTCGCACCGCCGCGTCGAGCCGTACCGGATCGTCCGCCTGCGTCGCCGCTGGTACCTGTTCGGTTGGGACCGCGACCGCGGCGACTGGCGCTCCTACCGCCTGGACCGGGTCGGCGAGGTCGCCGAGTCGGCGTCGACCTTCCGGCCGCGGCCGCTGCCGGACCCCGACGTCGTCGGCTGGCTCAACCGGTCGTTCTCCGCCTCGGAACGGCGTTACGAGGCCGTGGTGCGCTTCGACGCCCCCGTCACCCGCGTGGCCGAGCGGCTGCCGCGGGTCGACGGGACCCTGGAGGTCGTCGACGACGCCCGGTGCCGCTACCGGGCGTGGGTGGACTCCCACGAGTGGCTGACCGCGGTCCTCGCCGTCTCGGGACTCGACTTCACCGTCGAGCGTCCCGCGGCCTTCGCCGACCACGTCACCGCGGTGGGCGGGCGGCTGACGAGGGCCGGTGCGCGCGGCGCCGGTGAACCGCCGCCCCCGTGA
- a CDS encoding ATP-binding cassette domain-containing protein produces the protein MSDRFRPDPSTHIVVVNARTNNLREVTVAVPRGRVTVFTGVSGSGKSSLVFHTIAAEAQRQANESYPSFVRNRLPHHPKPDADRIDGLHFPVVIDQRRFSGNARSTVGTASDIAPLLRVLFSRAGRPHIGYSPAFSFNDPSGMCPRCEGLGEVTDIDVDALIDPARSLNGGAVRFPAFAPGTYRWKRCVHSGLFDPDLPLGDYPPDRYDLLLNADGHKPPNPGPEFPRTGVFHGVLTRLRRDYLTRTPKRTTTEERAALDRVVRRATCPDCAGTRLNDAARSSLVDGRSIADWSATPVRDLVETVRSVTSPKVAPVVAEITSRLAALDRVGLGYLTLDRDATTLSGGEAQRVRLVRHLGSSLTGLCYVLDEPSAGLHPHDVHRLAELVRDLRDRGNTVLIVEHDPDLVAVADHVVDMGPGAGDAGGTVLYTGTLDGLRRADTPTGRHLRRTPSVRSDPRVPTGHLTVGGAREHNLKNVTVDVPTGVLTAVTGVAGSGKSTLATRELPRRHPQVAVMTQAPIRASGRSTPATFLDVLDPIRDLFARTHGVPAAHFSANSRGACPECRGRGVVTTELAFLDDVETGCEACGGTRFNQRTLGYTIDGRTIADVLGMTARTAQDFFADTAAPAVADALARLDRVGLGHLTLGRGLDTLSGGERQRLRLARELAGDTRHYVFDEPTTGLHGTDTQHLLALFDDLVDHGRTVVVIEHNLDVVAHADHVIDLGPGAGDDGGTVTFTGPPARLAAKGTGPTADALRRFLRGGHRAPCHGPRSKSPGW, from the coding sequence ATGTCGGACAGATTCCGCCCCGATCCGTCCACGCACATCGTGGTCGTCAACGCGCGCACCAACAACCTGCGCGAGGTCACCGTCGCGGTCCCCAGGGGCCGCGTCACCGTGTTCACCGGGGTGTCCGGATCGGGCAAGTCGTCGCTGGTGTTCCACACGATCGCGGCCGAGGCCCAGCGGCAGGCCAACGAGTCCTACCCCTCCTTCGTGCGCAACCGGCTGCCCCACCACCCGAAACCGGACGCGGACCGCATCGACGGCCTGCACTTCCCGGTGGTCATCGACCAGCGGCGGTTCTCCGGCAACGCGCGCTCCACCGTCGGCACCGCCAGCGACATCGCCCCGCTGCTGCGGGTGCTGTTCTCCCGCGCGGGACGGCCGCACATCGGTTACTCCCCGGCGTTCTCCTTCAACGACCCGTCAGGCATGTGCCCACGCTGCGAAGGACTCGGCGAGGTCACCGACATCGACGTCGACGCCCTCATCGACCCCGCACGTTCCCTCAACGGCGGAGCGGTCCGCTTCCCCGCGTTCGCGCCGGGAACCTACCGCTGGAAGCGCTGCGTCCACTCCGGCCTGTTCGACCCCGACCTGCCGCTCGGCGACTACCCGCCGGACCGCTACGACCTGCTGCTCAACGCCGACGGCCACAAACCCCCGAACCCCGGCCCGGAGTTTCCGAGGACGGGCGTGTTCCACGGCGTCCTCACCCGGCTGCGCCGCGACTACCTCACCCGCACCCCCAAGCGCACCACCACCGAGGAACGCGCCGCGCTCGACCGGGTCGTGCGCCGCGCCACCTGCCCCGACTGCGCCGGAACCCGGCTCAACGACGCCGCGCGCTCCAGCCTCGTCGACGGACGCTCCATCGCGGACTGGTCGGCCACACCCGTCCGCGATCTGGTGGAAACCGTCCGATCGGTGACCTCCCCGAAGGTGGCCCCCGTCGTCGCCGAGATCACGTCCCGCCTGGCGGCACTGGACCGCGTCGGTCTCGGCTACCTCACCCTCGACCGCGACGCCACGACCCTGTCCGGCGGCGAAGCCCAGCGGGTGCGGCTGGTGCGCCACCTCGGCAGCTCCCTCACCGGACTGTGCTACGTCCTCGACGAGCCCAGCGCGGGACTCCACCCGCACGACGTGCACCGGCTCGCCGAACTCGTCAGGGATCTGCGCGACCGGGGCAACACGGTCCTGATCGTCGAACACGATCCCGACCTCGTCGCGGTCGCCGACCACGTCGTCGACATGGGCCCCGGCGCGGGCGACGCCGGAGGCACCGTCCTCTACACCGGCACCCTCGACGGCCTGCGCCGCGCCGACACCCCCACCGGACGCCACCTGCGGCGCACCCCCTCGGTGCGGTCGGACCCGCGCGTCCCCACCGGGCACCTGACCGTCGGGGGCGCGCGCGAGCACAACCTCAAGAACGTGACCGTGGACGTCCCCACCGGAGTGCTCACCGCCGTCACCGGCGTCGCGGGCTCCGGCAAGAGCACACTCGCCACCCGGGAACTGCCGCGCCGACACCCGCAGGTGGCCGTCATGACCCAGGCGCCCATCCGCGCGAGCGGCCGTTCCACCCCCGCCACCTTCCTCGACGTCCTCGACCCGATCCGGGACCTCTTCGCCCGGACCCACGGCGTGCCCGCCGCCCACTTCAGCGCCAACTCCAGGGGCGCCTGTCCGGAGTGCCGCGGCCGCGGCGTCGTCACCACCGAACTCGCCTTCCTCGACGACGTCGAGACCGGCTGCGAGGCCTGCGGCGGCACCCGCTTCAACCAGCGGACCCTCGGCTACACCATTGACGGGCGCACCATCGCCGACGTGCTGGGCATGACGGCACGAACCGCCCAGGACTTCTTCGCCGACACCGCTGCCCCGGCGGTCGCGGACGCCCTGGCCCGCCTGGACCGCGTCGGCCTCGGCCACCTCACCCTCGGCCGGGGCCTGGACACCCTCTCCGGCGGGGAGCGGCAGCGCCTGCGCCTGGCCCGGGAACTCGCCGGCGACACCCGCCACTACGTCTTCGACGAACCCACCACCGGCCTGCACGGCACCGACACCCAGCACCTGCTCGCCCTCTTCGACGACCTCGTCGACCACGGCCGCACCGTCGTCGTCATCGAGCACAACCTCGACGTGGTCGCCCACGCCGACCACGTCATCGACCTCGGCCCCGGTGCGGGCGACGACGGAGGAACCGTCACCTTCACCGGACCGCCCGCGCGACTCGCCGCAAAAGGCACCGGCCCGACCGCGGACGCGCTCCGCCGCTTCCTCAGGGGAGGACACCGGGCGCCATGTCACGGGCCCCGATCAAAATCCCCAGGTTGGTGA
- the rpmF gene encoding 50S ribosomal protein L32 — protein sequence MAVPKRKMSRANTRLRRSRWKAQAPSLVEITVQGRTLRVPYSLVPAYRRGLLPPE from the coding sequence ATGGCGGTACCCAAGCGCAAGATGTCCAGAGCCAACACCCGCCTGCGCCGCAGCCGGTGGAAGGCGCAGGCCCCCAGCCTCGTCGAGATCACCGTGCAGGGGCGCACCCTGCGGGTTCCCTACTCGCTCGTGCCCGCCTACCGCCGGGGGCTGCTGCCCCCCGAATAG
- a CDS encoding carboxymuconolactone decarboxylase family protein → MAGSTRVPEAEITGVHGVVPKRITRRMFGEVPEPLEVMRHHRPVLRTSLGLGLKATRWNRCDKDLKSYAHMAVASLTGCAFCLDLGCFRAHNGGLDESKAREVPRWREPDVFTPLERDVMEYAEAMSRTPPTVTGELSARLLERLGASRAPHVVSVSVIGHPRRQTGGTDGRRPAPGGPARRRVTGAAVHRRRAHRPSSAARPPR, encoded by the coding sequence ATGGCCGGCAGCACCCGGGTCCCCGAAGCGGAGATCACCGGCGTCCACGGCGTCGTACCGAAGAGGATCACCAGGAGGATGTTCGGCGAAGTGCCCGAACCCCTCGAAGTGATGCGGCACCACCGGCCGGTGCTCAGGACCAGCCTCGGCCTCGGCCTGAAAGCCACCAGGTGGAACAGGTGCGACAAGGACCTGAAGTCCTACGCCCACATGGCGGTGGCATCCCTGACCGGCTGCGCCTTCTGCCTCGACCTGGGGTGCTTCCGGGCGCACAACGGGGGACTCGACGAGTCCAAGGCCCGCGAGGTGCCGCGGTGGCGGGAACCGGACGTCTTCACACCGCTGGAGCGCGACGTCATGGAGTACGCCGAGGCGATGTCGCGGACACCGCCGACCGTCACCGGCGAACTCTCCGCCCGACTGCTTGAGCGGCTCGGGGCGAGCAGGGCGCCTCACGTGGTCAGCGTCTCGGTCATCGGACACCCGCGACGGCAGACCGGTGGTACGGACGGTCGCCGCCCCGCGCCCGGAGGGCCGGCGCGGCGGCGGGTCACGGGGGCGGCGGTTCACCGGCGCCGCGCGCACCGGCCCTCGTCAGCCGCCCGCCCACCGCGGTGA